One Cucurbita pepo subsp. pepo cultivar mu-cu-16 chromosome LG07, ASM280686v2, whole genome shotgun sequence genomic region harbors:
- the LOC111798310 gene encoding splicing factor 3B subunit 2-like gives MTAEVISQPNGVVANGGNLDLNSNPKSGAAKKSRESERRRRRRKQKKNQKASKVKEAASGEDSDASGDNTKENDDLLQVVEKVEIEYVPEKAELDDSLDEEFRRVFEKFNFSDVVGVEENENKDESAQNAASKKSDSDSDDEELDNQQKEKGGLSNKKKKLQRRMKIAELKQICLRPDVVEIWDATAADPKLLVYLKSYRNTVPVPRHWCQKRKFLQGKRGIEKQPFQLPDFIAATGIEKIRQAYIEKEDSKKLKQKQRERMQPKMGKMDIDYQVLHDAFFKYQTKPKLTTLGDLYYEGKEFEVKLREMKPGMLSQELKEALGMPEGAPPPWLINMQRYGPPPSYPDLKIPGLNAPIPPGASFGYHPGGWGKPPVDEYGRPLYGDVFGVQQQEQANYEEEPVDKTKHWGDLEEEEEEEVEEEDEEEIEEEEMQDGIESVDSLSSTPTGVETPDVIDLRKQQRKEPDRPLYQVLEEKEEKVAPGTLLGTTHTYVISGGTQDKTGAKRVDLLRGQKSDKVDVTLRPEELEAMENVLPAKYEEAREEEKLRSQREDFSDMVAENEKKRKRKMQEKDGKSKKKDFKF, from the exons ATGACGGCGGAGGTGATTTCTCAGCCGAATGGAGTTGTCGCGAATGGTGGTAACTTGGACCTTAATTCTAACCCTAAATCTGGCGCCGCCAAGAAATCGCGGGAAAGTGAACGACGTCGTCGTCGGCGAAAGCAGAAGAAGAACCAGAAGGCTTCTAAGGTGAAGGAGGCTGCTTCTGGAGAGGATAGTGATGCTTCTGGCGATAACACAAAGGAGAATGATGATCTACTCcag GTTGTTGAGAAAGTAGAAATTGAATATGTACCTGAGAAGGCTGAATTAGATGATAGCTTGGACGAAGAATTTAGAAGAGTTTTTGAGAAATTCAATTTCAGTGATGTAGTTGGTGTTGAG GAGAATGAAAACAAAGATGAGTCTGCCCAAAATGCAGCATCTAAGAAGTCGGACTCAGATTCTGATGATGAAGAACTTGATAACcagcaaaaggaaaaaggaggcttatcaaacaagaaaaagaag TTGCAACGGCGTATGAAGATTGCAGAACTGAAGCAGATTTGTTTGAGACCCGATGTTGTTGAG ATATGGGATGCAACTGCAGCTGATCCCAAGTTACTTGTTTATCTAAAATCTTATCGCAACACAGTTCCTGTGCCAAGGCATTGGTGtcagaaaaggaaatttttaCAG GGGAAGCGTGGTATTGAAAAACAGCCATTCCAACTTCCAGATTTTATTGCAGCAACAGGAATTGAGAAGATTAGACAG GCTTACATAGAAAAAGAGGATAGTAAGAAGTTGAAGCAAAAGCAAAGAGAACGAATGCAGCCAAAGATGGGAAAAATGGATATTGATTATCAG GTTCTTCATGATGCTTTTTTCAAGTACCAAACGAAGCCAAAGCTGACAACACTTGGAGATCTGTACTATGAAGGGAAAGAATTCGAG GTTAAGTTAAGGGAGATGAAACCCGGCATGCTATCACAAGAACTGAAAGAAGCACTTGGTATGCCAGAGGGCGCTCCTCCCCCATGGCTCATTAACATGCAG AGATACGGTCCTCCACCATCCTACCCAGATCTAAAAATTCCAGGACTCAATGCTCCCATTCCACCTGGAGCTAGCTTTGGTTACCATCCTGGTGGCTGGGGAAAGCCTCCCGTCGATGAA TATGGCCGTCCACTGTATGGAGATGTGTTTGGTGTTCAGCAGCAGGAGCAAGCTAACTACGAG GAGGAACCTGTTGATAAGACCAAGCATTGGGGTGATttggaggaagaggaagaggaagaggtggaggaggaggatgaagaggaaattgaagaagaggaaatgCAAGATGGCATTGAATCTGTGGATAGTCTATCGAG CACTCCTACTGGTGTGGAGACACCAGATGTTATTGACCTTCGGAAACAACAGAGGAAGGAGCCGGACAGGCCTCTTTACCAA GTTctcgaagaaaaagaagagaaggttGCTCCTGGGACATTGCTTGGAACTACACATAC TTATGTTATTAGTGGCGGTACTCAAGATAAGACGGGAGCCAAAAGG GTTGATTTGCTTAGAGGTCAAAAATCTGATAAAGTGGACGTTACTTTACGACCCGAAGAATTGGAAGCTATGGAAAATGTTCTACCTGCGAA ATACGAGGAAGCTAGGGAAGAGGAGAAGTTGCGGAGTCAAAGGGAGGACTTCAGCGACATGGTTGCGGAG aatgagaagaaaagaaaacgtaAGATGCAGGAGAAGGATGGAAAATCTAAGAAGAAAGATTTCAAGTTCTAG
- the LOC111798309 gene encoding uncharacterized protein LOC111798309, translated as MGCFLACFGDCKRRKQPRKSSVEIPSSNHVFKASGGVFALEKTKEVVEVPPIDLIKDSLEKFEEQIELCHTTEKASEPIVEDNKVVPCKENESKLDEIKEEEKSGKEEDESLGSSNLSQAFTLPLNHRYENCSNSDEDHEYAEEMDHLDEEERKDDINADDGRGESKLLMEQESSESLFSLSFDSRKQVCGVEDAENEVNSLDLSHQLENTSLEKKPGCWNKNVVGSVLKPIENVTCLSYQPENASSEKKTGCWNENVVGSVLNPIENDTRCLSHQPENASLDKKTGRLNENVVGSVLSPIENVTHCLSHQPDNASLEKKKGCWNENVVGSVLRPIENVTHCLSHQLENASSDKKTGHWNENVVGSVLNPIENVTHCLSHQPDNTSSNKKMGCRNENVVENATRCLSQQPVNASSDKKTDVGSVLNQIENVITHCMSAAKVETLPSVNPSEKENISLDKGCDVLPISPEPTFRSMRKSKENRSNLKHVEDEIAVDTSLSNWLVESETTPKSNSTSSSIGNSPMWTRNSAKSNEDRPILGALTLEEIRQFSAFSTPRRSRSRSPEEAPIIGTVGTYWSPTKQDAELRQFSAFSTPRRLRSRSPEETPIIGTVGSYWSHTGQDADSNPSCKGPRKSREDERVNWNSTPFLERLDMALASNSAEV; from the exons agagaaatttgaagaacagaTAGAGTTGTGTCATACAACTGAAAAAGCTTCTGAACCAATTGTTGAGGATAATAAAGTGGTTCCCTGtaaggaaaatgaaagcaaaTTGGATGAGATTaaagaagaggagaagagtggaaaagaagaagatgaatctTTGGGAAGCTCTAATTTATCACAAGCGTTTACTTTACCTTTGAATCATAGGTATGAAAATTGCTCAAACAGTGATGAAGATCATGAATATGCAGAAGAAATGGATCAtttagatgaagaagaaagaaaagatgatATCAATGCTGATGATGGGCGTGGAGAAAGTAAGTTATTGATGGAGCAGGAATCTTCAGagtctctcttttctttgtcatTTGATTCAAGGAAACAGGTTTGTGGAGTTGAAGATGCAGAAAATGAGGTTAATAGTCTTGATCTAAGCCATCAACTGGAAAACACTTCATTGGAGAAGAAACCGGGATGTTGGAACAAGAATGTTGTCGGTTCTGTTCTTAAGCCTATTGAGAATGTAACTTGTTTGAGCTATCAACCCGAAAACGCTTCATCGGAGAAGAAAACGGGATGTTGGAACGAGAATGTTGTTGGTTCTGTTCTTAATCCAATTGAGAATGATACTCGTTGTTTGAGCCATCAACCTGAAAACGCTTCATTGGACAAGAAAACGGGACGTCTGAACGAGAATGTTGTCGGTTCTGTTCTTAGCCCAATTGAGAATGTTACTCATTGTTTGAGCCATCAACCCGACAACGCTtcattggagaagaaaaagggatGTTGGAACGAGAATGTTGTCGGTTCTGTTCTTAGACCAATTGAGAATGTTACTCATTGTTTGAGCCATCAACTCGAAAATGCTTCATCGGATAAGAAAACGGGACATTGGAATGAGAATGTTGTCGGTTCTGTTCTTAACCCAATTGAGAATGTTACTCATTGTTTGAGCCATCAACCCGACAACACTTcatcaaacaagaaaatggGATGTCGGAACGAGAATGTTGTCGAGAATGCTACTCGTTGTTTGAGTCAACAACCCGTAAACGCTTCATCGGACAAGAAAACAGATGTTGGTTCTGTTCTTAACCAAATTGAGAATGTTATTACACATTGTATGAGTGCTGCAAAAGTGGAAACACTGCCATCAGTTAATCCTTCAGAAAAGGAGAATATCAGTTTAGATAAAGGCTGTGATGTGCTGCCCATCAGTCCAGAGCCTACTTTTCGGTCAATGCGAAAGTCGAAAGAAAATCGTAGCAATTTAAAGCACGTCGAGGATGAGATTGCAGTCGACACCAGCCTTTCGAACTGGTTGGTTGAATCTGAAACCACACCAAAATCCAATAGTACTAGCTCCTCCATTGGAAACTCACCTATGTGGACAAGAAATTCAGCTAAAAGTAATGAAGATAGGCCAATTTTAGGAGCATTGACATTAGAAGAAATTAGACAGTTCTCTGCATTCTCAACTCCGAGGCGATCGAGGAGTCGGAGTCCCGAGGAAGCGCCCATCATAGGCACTGTTGGAACTTACTGGAGTCCTACAAAACAGGATGCCGAGCTTAGACAGTTCTCGGCATTCTCAACTCCGAGGCGATTGAGGAGTCGGAGTCCCGAGGAGACGCCTATCATAGGCACGGTTGGGAGTTACTGGAGTCATACAGGACAAGATGCAGATTCCAATCCTTCGTGCAAGGGACCGAGGAAAAGCAGAGAG GACGAGAGAGTCAATTGGAATTCTACTCCATTTTTGGAACGATTGGACATGGCTTTGGCATCAAATTCTGCTGAAGTTTAG